GCCTCCGCCCCTTTCGGCGGTGAGTCCGAGGCCACCGGCGGCCCACGCGGCGGCATCGGCCGCGCGCAGGCCGCGCTGGTCGAACTGCCCGTGCCGGACCAGCTGGTCGGCGCCTACGCCAAAGGGTCCGGCGCGCTGATCGTCGACGACGGCTCCGAGCTGGCCCCCGCGGTCGCGGCCCGGCTGACCGAGTCCGGACGGCACGTGCACGTCCTGCGGCTGCCCGGAGTGCCGCAGCGCATCAGCGGCGTCAAGGACCACGCCCTGTCCGGCTGGGGCGTCACCGAGCTCGCCGAGCGGATGGAACTCATCCTCGCCGACCGGATCAGCCTGGTCATCGACCTCTCCGCCGCCCACCACGACGAGTTCGCCGACGGCACCCGCCGCCTCGCGCACACCCTCCTCGTCGCCAAGCACGCGGTGGAGGCGCTGAACACCGCCGCCGACACGGGCCGCGCCGCCTTCGTCACCGCCACCCGCCTCGACGGCGCCTTCGGCCTCACCGGCGTCACCGAGGAGCACACCCCGGCCGCCGGTGTCGCCGGCCTCGTCAAGACGCTGGCCGTGGAAGCGCCGAAGCTGTTCTGCCGGGCCGTCGACCTGGCCCCGGAGCTCACCCCGGAGACCGGCGCCGCGCTGCTGCTCGCCGAGACGCAGGACGCCGCCGCCGACCTCACCCAGGCCGGACACGACGGCACCCGCCGGGTCGGACTCGGCGTCGCCGAGGTGCCGCTGCCGCTGCACCCGCTCGCCGACATCCCGGAGGTCGGCCCCGAGGACCTGTTCGTCGTCACCGGCGGCGGACGCGGCATCACCGCCTCCTGCGTCACCGAGCTGGCCGCCCGGCACCGGCCCGGACTGCTCCTGCTCGGCCGCACCCCGCTGGAGGACGAGCCCGCCTGGGCCGAGGGCGTCGACGACACCGGGCTCAAGGCCGCCGCCGCGGCCCAGCTGAAGGCGTCGGGGGAGAAGCCCACCCCCAAGCGCGTCGAGCAGCTCTTCCGCGCCGTCACCGGCGCCCGGGAGATCCGCCGGACCCTCGCCTCGATACGCGAGGCCGGCAGCACCGCCGAGTACCTGGCCGTCGACATCACCGACGCCGCCGCCACCGCCGCCGCCCTCGCCCCGTACAAGGAGCGGGTGACCGGCCTGGTGCACGGCGCCGGGGTCCTGGCCGACCAGCTCATCGCCAACAAGAAGGCCTCCGAGATCGAGCGGGTCTTCGCGCCGAAGCTGACCGGACTGCGCGGTGTCACCGCCGCCCTGGACGCCGGACGGCTGCGCCACGTGCTGCTGTTCTCCTCGGTCGCCGGGTTCTTCGGCAACCGCGGCCAGTCCGACTACGCGATGGCCAACGAGACCCTGAACGCCTGGGCCTCCTCCTTCAAGCAGCGCCACCCCGCCGCCCGCGTCACCTCGCTGAACTGGGGCGCCTGGGACAGCGGCATGGTCTCCCCGGAGATCAAGGCGGTCTTCGAGGAGCGCGGCATCACCCTGATCCCGGTGGACACCGGAGTGAAGCTGTTCACCGAGCAGTTCGACGCCGGGCGCGCCGCCGACGTGGTGACGGTGCTCGGCCCGACGACCCCGCTGTCCGAGCCCGAGCGGCCCGCCGCCACCGGCCCGGTCACCGTCGAGCGCGGCCTGAGCACCCTCACCGCCGAGACGATCGTCACCGACCACGTCATCGGCGACGCACCGGTCCTGCCCGCCGTCGCCGCCCTGGGCTGGGCGATCGGCGCGGTCGAGCGCACCGCGGGCACCGAGGTCCGGCAGCTGCGGGACTTCGCCGTCCACAAGGGCATCGTCTTCGACGGCAGCCAGCCCGCCCGGCTCGCGCTGACCATGACGACGGCCGCCGACGGCGTCCAGGTCGACATCCGCTCCACGGACGCCAAGGGCGCCCCGCGTCCGCACTACGCGGCCGTGGCCGTCCCCGGCACCGCGCCCGCCCCGGCCACCGTCACCGGGCTGCCCGCCCTCGGCGGCGGACGCGACGCGGCCGGTTTCTACACCGACGGCACCCTCTTCCACGGTCCGGCGCTTCGCGGGGTGCGCCGGGTGCTCGCCGAGGACTCCTCGCGGCTCGTTCTCGAATGCGCCCTGCCCGAACTGCGGCCCGAGGGCGGCGCGTTCGGCGGCACCCGGTTCGCGCCCGGCACCGCCGACCTGCTCCTCCAGGCCGGTCTGGTCTGGGTCCGGCTGGTCCAGGGCACCGCGTCCCTGCCGCTCGGCGTCGGCCGGGTCGACCTGCACCACCCGCTGCCCGACGGCGAGCCGTTCCTGATCGTGGTGGAGCCCGCCGCCGGCGGCACCTCCACCACCGCGTCGCTCACCATCACGGCCTGCGCACCCGACGGAACCGTACTGACCCGCTTCGACGGCGTCCGCGTGGTCTCGGCCCCGCAGCTGGCGGCCAAGTTCATCAGCGGCTGACCTTCGCCCCGCCGCGGCGAAGCCGCACCACGCCACAGCCAGCGCAAGCGATCGGGCCGGCCCGGACGGAACCTCACCTTGCCGCCGTCCGGGCCGGCCGCCCGTCAGAAGGGACCCGAGAGCTCTCATGAGCAAGTACGCCATAGTCGGCCTCTCCTGCCTGTTCCCGGGAGCGGAGACGCCCGCCGAGTTCTGGCAGAACCTCCGCTCCGGCGCCGACAGCCGCCGCGAGGGAGGCGAGGAGGTCTTCGGCCAGCCGCCCGAGCCCCGCGACCTGGACCCCCAGCACGACATCTACTGCCGTCGCGGCGGCTTCGTCACCGACTTCGACTTCGACCCGCAGGGCTACCTGCTGGACGCCGAGCACCTCGCCGGACTCGACCGGATCTTCCACTGGTCCCTGCACGTGGCCAGGGAGGCGCTGCGCGACAGCGGACACGCCGGCCGCCCCGACATCCTGGCCCGCACCGGCCTCGTCCTCGGCAACTACTCCTTCCCCACCCCGACGTCCGCCCAGGTCAGCGTGCCCCTCGTCCAGGAGGCCGTGCTGGAGGGGCTGCGCCGGGCCGGGCACCCGGCGCTCGGCGCGCTCGCCCGCGCCGAGGACCGCATCGACCGCGAGCGGCTGCACCCCGAGGACCTGAGCGTCAGCGGCTCCCCGGCCGGGGTCGCCGCCGCCGCGCTCGGCCTCGGCGGTCCCCGCTACGCCCTCGACGCGGCCTGCTCCTCCGCGCTGTACGCGCTCAAGCTGGCCTGCGACCACCTCGCCGCCGGGCAGGCCGACGTCGTCCTCGCGGGCGGTGTCTGCGCCCCCGACCCCACCCTCATCCACCTCTCCTTCGGCGACCTCAACGCCTATCCGCGCGACGGCTTCAGCCAGCCCTTCGACGCCCGCTCCGGCGGCATCCTCACCGGGCAGGGCGCCGGCATGGTCGTCGTGAGGCGGCTGGAGGACGCGCTGCGCGACGGCGACCGCATCCACGCCGTGGTCGACGGCATCGGCCTGACCAACGACGGCAGCGGCCGCCATCTGCTCGTCCCGCAGGGCGCCGGGCAGCTCGGCTCCTACCGGCTCGCCTACGAGCAGGCCGGCATCGACCCCACCACCATCGACTACCTCGAATGCCACGCCACGGGCACGCCCATCGGGGACGCCACCGAGGCCCAGTCCGTCGCCGACTTCTTCGGCGCGGCCGGCCGGATCCCGCTGATCGGGTCCGTGAAGGGCAACATCGGCCATCTGCTCACCGTCGCCGGGCTCAGCAGCATGCTGAAGGTCGTCCTCGCCATGGGCGAGGGCCACATCCCGCCGACCATCGGCGTCGAGCAGCCCGTCCGCTCCAAGGACGGCCGGGTCGGCGAGGACGCCCTCGTCCGCACCGGCCGCGCCTGGCCCGAGGGCACCGGGCCGCGCCGGGCGGCGGTCTCCGCCTTCGGCTTCGGCGGCACCAACGCGCACGTCGTCCTCTCCCAGGCGGACCCGGCCGCCGCCGGCAGCACCGCCACCGCGCCGCCCGCCGAGACGCCCGTGCCCGCGCTCGACATCGCCGGACTCGGCGCGCACTTCGGCTCGTTCGACTCCGTCGACGCCTTCGAACGCGCCGTGCACACCGGCCGCGACGCCCTGGGCCCGCTGCCCGAGCGGCGCTGGCGCGGCCTCGACCAGACCCGCGGCGGCTCCCTCGAACACGGCGCGGGCGTCTCCCCGGACGCGCTGCCGCACGGCGCGTTCGTCGACGGGCTCGGCATCGACCCCATGGACCTGCGGATCCCGCCGGCCGACCTGCGCACCTACAACCTCCAGCACGCCCTGGCCATCAAGGTCGCCGACGAGGCGCTGCACGACGCCGGTTACAGCCGCGCCGTGCCCAAGGGCGAGTCCGCGCCCGCCGCGCGCCGCATCGCGGTCGTCGTCGGCATGGAGACGGAGCCCACCACCCATCTGCGGATCACCCGCTACGGCCTGGGCACCTTCGTGCGCCGGGAGTTCGCCCGCGCCGGCATCGAGGTCGACGAGGCGGAACTCGCCCGGCTGACCGCGGCGGGCCGGGACGCGGTGGTCGACCCGATCGTCGCCAACGAGGTGCTCAGCTACATCGGCAACGTCATGGCGAGCCGCATCTCCTCGCTGTGGAACCTGACCGGACCCTCCTTCACCGTCTCCTCCGACGGCTCCGCCACCGCCGAGGCCCTCCAGGTCGCCCGGCTGCTGCTGCTCGACCCGGGCATCGAAGCCGTCCTGGTCGGCGCCGTGGACCTGGCGGGCTCCGCCGAGAACCTGCTGCTGCGGCCCGACGTGGTCGCCGAGGCCGGGCTCACCTTCAACGAGGGCGCGGCCGGCCGCCGGATCGGCGAGGGCGCCGGGGCGATCGTCGTCACCCGGCCCGGCGAGGCCGCAGCGCCCGTGTACGCCCGCATCGACGCGGTCGCCGTACGGCACGCGCCGCCCGTGGACGGCCGGGTGCCCGAGGCCGACGCCGACACCTACGCGGCGGCGGCCGAGGCCGCCCTCGCCGAGGCCGGCATCACCGCCGACGACATCGGCTACATCGAGGCCCACGCGGGCGGCACCCCGGACCAGGACCGCGCCGAGATCGCCGGGCTGGCCCGGGTGTTCCCGGCGGCCGACGCCCCCGAGGCGCCCACGGGCCCGGTCGGCCGCACCGGCCGGGTCGCGCTCGGCAGCGCCAAGGCGCAGATCGGCGACGCCGGCTGCGCGGCGACCATGGCCGGACTCATCCGCACCGTGCTCTGCCTGCACCACGGCTATGTGCCCGGCACCAGCGGCTGGCGCCGCCCGGCCGCCGCGCTCGCCGACGACTTCGCCGCCTCCGCGCTCTACGTCCCCGACGCCTCCCGCCCCTGGCTGCGGCGCACAGCCGGATCACGCCGGTACGCGTCCGTCGGCTTCATCGGCGCGTCCGGCGCCCACGGGCACCTCACGCTCTCCGCCGAGGCCACCCGGGGCGCGCTGGTGCCCGGCGACTGGCAGCGGGCCGGCGGTCCCGTCGTCCTGCCGCTGTCCGCCGACACCTTCGACGGACTGCTCAGTGCCGTGGAGCGGCACCGCGAGCTGCTCGACGCGGGCTCCGACCCGTACGCCCTGGCCCGCGACGCGGCCCGGGAGCTGACCGGCCGCACCGTGCGGGCCGTGCTCGTCGGCCGCGACCGCGCCGAACTGAGCGCCCAGCTCGCCCTGGCCGCCCGGGACCTGCCCGCGGTGCACGCCTCGGGCGGCGAGTGGACCACCCCGGCGGGCAGCTGCTTCGCCGCCCGCCCGATCGGCCCCGAGGGCAAGGTCGCCCTGGTCTACCCGGGCGCCTTCAACTCCTACCCGGGCCTCGGCCAGGACCTGTTCCGCGCCTTCCCCGGACTGCTCGAACGCTTCGAGTCCCAGGCCGACGCGCCCGAACGCCATCTGCGGGCCGCCGCGCTCCACCCGCGCGGCCAGGCCGCCCCGGGCCGCCGGGAGCTGATGGCCCTGGAGGCCGGGCTCGGCGAGGACATCCCGTTCATGCTGGCCACCGGCACCAGCTTCGCGATCCTCTACACCGACCTGGTGCGCGACATCCTCGGCATCACCGCGCACGGCGGCTTCGGCTACAGCCTGGGCGAGTCCAGCATGCTGTTCGCCACCGGCGGCTGGCGGCCCGAGGGCCGCGACGACGCGCTGATCAGCAACACCCCCATCTTCAAGGACCGGCTGTGCGGACCGCGCCGCACGGTCCGCGAGGCATGGGGACTGCCCGAGGACACCCCGGACGCCCAGGTGTGGGCGAGCCACGTCCTGCTCACCGACGCGGACACCGTACGGGCCGCGCTGCCCCGCTACGACCGGGTGCACCTCACCCACGTCAACACGCCCGCCGAACTGGTCGTCGCCGGCGACCCGGCCCAGTGCCGCGCCCTCATCGAGGAACTGGGCTGCCCGGCCGCGCGCTCGCCCGTCAACGCGGTCATGCACTGCCCGGTGGTGGACGCCGAGTCCGAGGGCCTGGCCGGGCTCAACGACTACCCGACCGGTTCCTTCGGCGACCTCGAACTGCTCAGCGCCTACGACTACGAGGTGCTGCCCGCCCTGGACCGCGCGGAGATCGCCCGCCGCATCGCGCACACCCTGCGCTCCCCGATCGACTTCCCGCGCCTGGTGCGCGGCGCCCACGACCGCGGCTTCCGCTACTTCCTGGAGGTCGGGCCGAGCGCCACCTGCTCGCGCTGGGTCCGCGAGACCCTGGGTGAGGCGGCGCACGTCGCGGTGCCGGTCGACCGGCGCGGAGTCGCCGCCACCAAGTCGATCGCCCAGCTCGCCGCCCGGCTCACCGCCCACGGCCTGGACCTCGACCTGGCCGTGCTGCTCGGCCCGGCCGCCGAACGCGTCCCGGCCCGTCCGGCCCGCCCCGCCCGGTTCCGGGTCGGCGGCGCGGACCCGGCCCCGGCCCGGATCGCCCGCGAACTGGCCGGCGCCGCCGCGCCGCAGGTCCCGGCCGCGGTCGGCGCGACGGCCGTGCCCGGCGCGGTCTCCGTCACCTCCACGGCACCCCGCGCGGTCCCGGCCGCCGTCTCCGCCGCCCCGGCCCACGCGACGGCCCCGGCCGCTCCGGTGGGTTCGCTCACCGCTCCGGCGCCCGCCGCGCACGCCGCCCCTCCGGCCGCCGCCGCTCCCGCCGCGAGCCTCGCGGGCACCGGAACGGCCGTACCGCCGCCCGCCCCGGGCCCGGCCGGAACGGGCCCGCGCGCCGGTGCCACACCCCCGTCGGCCGCCGGGTCCGCCCCGCACGCCGCGGCCGCCGTGCCGGCCCCCGCCCCCGACCCCGTCCAGCCCGTACCGCCGGAGGACTCAGCACTCATGCCCGCAGACCCGACCCTCGCCGACGCCGAGGTCATCGCCTTCGACGGCACCCCGGTCACGTACCTGCCCTGGGCACAGCACGCGCCCGGCGGCACGTCCCCGGCCGCACCGCCGCCGCAGGAGCAGCAGCCGTCCGCCCCGGCGCCGGCCGCGCCGCAGCGGCCCGTCGCGCCGGCCGCCCCCACCGCGCACCAGGAGGGCACGGCCTCGGCCGCCGTCGCCGCCGACCTCGTACGCGAGATGCGCCGCCAGATGGTCGCCACCCACTCGGTGGTGATGGAGACCCAGCACATCCTCCAGTCGGCCACCCTCTCCCGGGTGGAGGCGTTCCTCGACGGGGACGCCGCGCGGCCGCAGCCGGTCCCCGAGGTGACCGTCCGGCAGGAGGCCCCGGCCGTGCCCGCCCCGGCGCCGCTGCCGGAACTGCCCGCCGTCCCGCCCGCGCCCGCCCCGCGGCAGACCGTCGCGCCCGCCCCCGCGCAGACCGCTCCCGCCGCTCCCGCCGAGCCCGCCCGGGAGGTCAAGGAAGGCGTCATCTGGGACGAGAAGGACCTGCTGGAGTTCGCGGTCGGCTCGGTCGCCAAGGTCTTCGGACCGGAGTTCGGCGTGATCGACGGCTACGGCAAGCGCGTCCGGCTGCCCGCGCCGCCGTACCACTTCGTCAGCCGCGTCACCGCGATCGAGGGCACCACCGGCGAGTTCAAGCCCGCCACCATCACCACCGAGTACGACGTCCCCGAGGACGCCTGGTACGCGGTGGACGGCGGGGTCCCGCCGGCCGTCACCGTCGAGGCGGGCCAGTGCGACCTGCTGCTGGTCAGCTACCTCGGCATCGACTTCCGCAACAAGGGCGAGCGCGTCTACCGGCTGCTCGACAGCACCCTGATCTTCCGCGGCAACCTGCCCCGGGTGGGCCAGACCCTGCGCTACGACATCTCCATCGACCGCTTCGTCCACCAGGGCGACACCACCCTCTTCTTCTTCAGCTACAAGTGCTACGCGGACGGCGAGCTGATCCTCGAACTCCACGACGCCTGCGCCGGGTTCTTCAGCCAGGCCGAACTGGACACCCCGCTCGGCGTGGTGATGACCGAGAAGGAGAAGGCCGCCCGCGCCGCCCTGCCCCGCGGCTACTTCAAGCCCCTCGCGTACACCGACAAGAACCACCTCACCCGCGAGGACCTGGACCTGCTCGCCCAGGGCAGGCCAGGGGACGTCTTCG
The sequence above is drawn from the Streptomyces sp. SAT1 genome and encodes:
- a CDS encoding beta-ketoacyl synthase N-terminal-like domain-containing protein, which gives rise to MSKYAIVGLSCLFPGAETPAEFWQNLRSGADSRREGGEEVFGQPPEPRDLDPQHDIYCRRGGFVTDFDFDPQGYLLDAEHLAGLDRIFHWSLHVAREALRDSGHAGRPDILARTGLVLGNYSFPTPTSAQVSVPLVQEAVLEGLRRAGHPALGALARAEDRIDRERLHPEDLSVSGSPAGVAAAALGLGGPRYALDAACSSALYALKLACDHLAAGQADVVLAGGVCAPDPTLIHLSFGDLNAYPRDGFSQPFDARSGGILTGQGAGMVVVRRLEDALRDGDRIHAVVDGIGLTNDGSGRHLLVPQGAGQLGSYRLAYEQAGIDPTTIDYLECHATGTPIGDATEAQSVADFFGAAGRIPLIGSVKGNIGHLLTVAGLSSMLKVVLAMGEGHIPPTIGVEQPVRSKDGRVGEDALVRTGRAWPEGTGPRRAAVSAFGFGGTNAHVVLSQADPAAAGSTATAPPAETPVPALDIAGLGAHFGSFDSVDAFERAVHTGRDALGPLPERRWRGLDQTRGGSLEHGAGVSPDALPHGAFVDGLGIDPMDLRIPPADLRTYNLQHALAIKVADEALHDAGYSRAVPKGESAPAARRIAVVVGMETEPTTHLRITRYGLGTFVRREFARAGIEVDEAELARLTAAGRDAVVDPIVANEVLSYIGNVMASRISSLWNLTGPSFTVSSDGSATAEALQVARLLLLDPGIEAVLVGAVDLAGSAENLLLRPDVVAEAGLTFNEGAAGRRIGEGAGAIVVTRPGEAAAPVYARIDAVAVRHAPPVDGRVPEADADTYAAAAEAALAEAGITADDIGYIEAHAGGTPDQDRAEIAGLARVFPAADAPEAPTGPVGRTGRVALGSAKAQIGDAGCAATMAGLIRTVLCLHHGYVPGTSGWRRPAAALADDFAASALYVPDASRPWLRRTAGSRRYASVGFIGASGAHGHLTLSAEATRGALVPGDWQRAGGPVVLPLSADTFDGLLSAVERHRELLDAGSDPYALARDAARELTGRTVRAVLVGRDRAELSAQLALAARDLPAVHASGGEWTTPAGSCFAARPIGPEGKVALVYPGAFNSYPGLGQDLFRAFPGLLERFESQADAPERHLRAAALHPRGQAAPGRRELMALEAGLGEDIPFMLATGTSFAILYTDLVRDILGITAHGGFGYSLGESSMLFATGGWRPEGRDDALISNTPIFKDRLCGPRRTVREAWGLPEDTPDAQVWASHVLLTDADTVRAALPRYDRVHLTHVNTPAELVVAGDPAQCRALIEELGCPAARSPVNAVMHCPVVDAESEGLAGLNDYPTGSFGDLELLSAYDYEVLPALDRAEIARRIAHTLRSPIDFPRLVRGAHDRGFRYFLEVGPSATCSRWVRETLGEAAHVAVPVDRRGVAATKSIAQLAARLTAHGLDLDLAVLLGPAAERVPARPARPARFRVGGADPAPARIARELAGAAAPQVPAAVGATAVPGAVSVTSTAPRAVPAAVSAAPAHATAPAAPVGSLTAPAPAAHAAPPAAAAPAASLAGTGTAVPPPAPGPAGTGPRAGATPPSAAGSAPHAAAAVPAPAPDPVQPVPPEDSALMPADPTLADAEVIAFDGTPVTYLPWAQHAPGGTSPAAPPPQEQQPSAPAPAAPQRPVAPAAPTAHQEGTASAAVAADLVREMRRQMVATHSVVMETQHILQSATLSRVEAFLDGDAARPQPVPEVTVRQEAPAVPAPAPLPELPAVPPAPAPRQTVAPAPAQTAPAAPAEPAREVKEGVIWDEKDLLEFAVGSVAKVFGPEFGVIDGYGKRVRLPAPPYHFVSRVTAIEGTTGEFKPATITTEYDVPEDAWYAVDGGVPPAVTVEAGQCDLLLVSYLGIDFRNKGERVYRLLDSTLIFRGNLPRVGQTLRYDISIDRFVHQGDTTLFFFSYKCYADGELILELHDACAGFFSQAELDTPLGVVMTEKEKAARAALPRGYFKPLAYTDKNHLTREDLDLLAQGRPGDVFGPDHAQDPGINPALRLPDEKLRMVDDVVIDRKGGPRGLGTLSAIKKLQPDAWYFTCHFPDDHVLAGSLVAEGAVQLLQIYLLHQGLHLTLPDARFQCVTDTPIEVQVRGQITQAHEEIRYEVEVMELTLLPRATVIADVLIYLGDKPVIRMKNLGLQVREKEGSPYRPEAGGFPEFLGRRNRSGEPAMINELHLAHAAKGLLDMAMGPEFEVYRDSRAPYIPNGDFQFVDRVMSLKGTRGDLSPGSEMVTEYDSPADAWYYEQNSHPHMPNAVYMESSLQAAIFLGYYLGATLKNPEEQYAIRNLDGRATLVKDIDLRGKTIKHHSKLLMTSAVQGAVLQNFSYELSADGEVFYTGESLFGYFNAAALANQVGLDNGQYVAPWIESEKPAADRVRRIELPEGAPAFTDPDGGHLYLPGEKFALVDRVDLVTDGGRHGKGYLHGKRAVRPDEWYFDCHFHRDPVMPGSLGVEAVLQALRLYVLEQNLAEGYARPRFAMATGVETSWKYRGQILRHDKELFFDVHVKEIRREDDRLLVIADADLWKPGLRIYELTDVAIEVRPTEG